The following proteins come from a genomic window of Sardina pilchardus chromosome 1, fSarPil1.1, whole genome shotgun sequence:
- the ptger1a gene encoding prostaglandin E receptor 1a (subtype EP1) isoform X2, with protein sequence MMLSVQHCNSSGCAPLHPLSNQSLQEEEVAMASLGHHGNLSLYKPPASGIIVAGLSMTLGVLSNIVALVILANATKHVRRRSKATFLLFATSLVATDFAGHIIPGGLVLRLYLSEGTSPQDYDSADPLCQFLGGSMVFFGLCPLFLGCAMAAERCLGVTQPLLHASLVTTTRTKMSLSVIWLAALCVALLPCFQLGSYTYQHPGTWCFINVLERTEQADVAFVMLFSGLGLASLAVAFVCNTISGLTLVRARMRRKTYKHRSAKSHDIEMVVQLVGIMVTSCICWSPLLIFGLMTVTRSYGDMIGEDLSTYRTLMIMGVRLASWNQILDPWVYILLRRAVLRKIYIITKRQADLKASTLRRWEISSFPSSEKNAVNKI encoded by the exons ATGATGttatctgtgcagcactgcAACTCCTCCGGCTGTGCCCCGCTCCATCCCCTCTCCAACCAGagcctgcaggaggaggaggtggccatGGCCTCCCTGGGCCACCACGGCAACCTCTCCCTGTACAAGCCGCCCGCCAGCGGCATCATCGTCGCCGGCCTCTCCATGACCCTGGGCGTCCTGTCCAACATCGTGGCCCTGGTCATCCTCGCCAACGCCACCAAGCACGTGCGCCGGCGCTCCAAAGCCACCTTCCTGCTGTTCGCCACCTCCCTGGTGGCCACCGACTTCGCCGGCCACATCATCCCCGGCGGCCTGGTGCTGAGACTCTACCTGTCCGAGGGAACGTCTCCTCAGGACTACGACTCGGCGGACCCCCTGTGCCAGTTCCTGGGCGGCAGCATGGTGTTCTTCGGCCTGTGCCCGCTCTTCCTGGGCTGCGCCATGGCGGCCGAGCGCTGCCTGGGGGTCACCCAGCCGCTGCTGCACGCCTCTCTGGTCACCACCACGCGCACCAAGATGTCCCTGTCCGTCATCTGGCTGGCAGCGTTATGCGTGGCCCTGCTGCCCTGCTTCCAGCTGGGCTCGTACACCTATCAACACCCGGGGACCTGGTGCTTCATCAACGTGCTGGAGCGCACGGAGCAGGCCGACGTGGCGTTCGTCATGCTCTTTTCAGGGCTCGGCCTGGCATCGCTGGCCGTGGCGTTCGTGTGCAACACCATCAGCGGGCTCACGCTGGTACGCGCCCGCATGCGGAGGAAGACCTACAAGCACCGCTCGGCCAAGTCGCACGACATCGAGATGGTGGTGCAACTGGTGGGGATCATGGTGACATCGTGTATCTGTTGGAGCCCTCTGCTG ATCTTCGGCCTCATGACGGTGACTCGGTCGTACGGCGATATGATCGGAGAGGACCTGTCCACCTACAGGACGTTAATGATCATGGGTGTCCGGCTGGCCTCCTGGAACCAGATCCTGGACCCCTGGGTGTACATCCTCCTCCGCCGCGCGGTCCTCAGGAAGATTTACATCATCACCAAGCGCCAGGCCGACCTCAAGGCCAGCACGCTCCGGCGCTGGGAGATAAGCTCCTTCCCGAGCTCGGAGAAGAATGCTGTCAACAAGATCTGA
- the ptger1a gene encoding prostaglandin E receptor 1a (subtype EP1) isoform X1 produces MMVSWATQYLTASPVIACRPESKRPMMLSVQHCNSSGCAPLHPLSNQSLQEEEVAMASLGHHGNLSLYKPPASGIIVAGLSMTLGVLSNIVALVILANATKHVRRRSKATFLLFATSLVATDFAGHIIPGGLVLRLYLSEGTSPQDYDSADPLCQFLGGSMVFFGLCPLFLGCAMAAERCLGVTQPLLHASLVTTTRTKMSLSVIWLAALCVALLPCFQLGSYTYQHPGTWCFINVLERTEQADVAFVMLFSGLGLASLAVAFVCNTISGLTLVRARMRRKTYKHRSAKSHDIEMVVQLVGIMVTSCICWSPLLIFGLMTVTRSYGDMIGEDLSTYRTLMIMGVRLASWNQILDPWVYILLRRAVLRKIYIITKRQADLKASTLRRWEISSFPSSEKNAVNKI; encoded by the exons atGATGGTAAGTTGGGCAACTCAATATCTTACCG CATCCCCCGTCATTGCGTGCCGCCCCGAGTCTAAGAGGCCGATGATGttatctgtgcagcactgcAACTCCTCCGGCTGTGCCCCGCTCCATCCCCTCTCCAACCAGagcctgcaggaggaggaggtggccatGGCCTCCCTGGGCCACCACGGCAACCTCTCCCTGTACAAGCCGCCCGCCAGCGGCATCATCGTCGCCGGCCTCTCCATGACCCTGGGCGTCCTGTCCAACATCGTGGCCCTGGTCATCCTCGCCAACGCCACCAAGCACGTGCGCCGGCGCTCCAAAGCCACCTTCCTGCTGTTCGCCACCTCCCTGGTGGCCACCGACTTCGCCGGCCACATCATCCCCGGCGGCCTGGTGCTGAGACTCTACCTGTCCGAGGGAACGTCTCCTCAGGACTACGACTCGGCGGACCCCCTGTGCCAGTTCCTGGGCGGCAGCATGGTGTTCTTCGGCCTGTGCCCGCTCTTCCTGGGCTGCGCCATGGCGGCCGAGCGCTGCCTGGGGGTCACCCAGCCGCTGCTGCACGCCTCTCTGGTCACCACCACGCGCACCAAGATGTCCCTGTCCGTCATCTGGCTGGCAGCGTTATGCGTGGCCCTGCTGCCCTGCTTCCAGCTGGGCTCGTACACCTATCAACACCCGGGGACCTGGTGCTTCATCAACGTGCTGGAGCGCACGGAGCAGGCCGACGTGGCGTTCGTCATGCTCTTTTCAGGGCTCGGCCTGGCATCGCTGGCCGTGGCGTTCGTGTGCAACACCATCAGCGGGCTCACGCTGGTACGCGCCCGCATGCGGAGGAAGACCTACAAGCACCGCTCGGCCAAGTCGCACGACATCGAGATGGTGGTGCAACTGGTGGGGATCATGGTGACATCGTGTATCTGTTGGAGCCCTCTGCTG ATCTTCGGCCTCATGACGGTGACTCGGTCGTACGGCGATATGATCGGAGAGGACCTGTCCACCTACAGGACGTTAATGATCATGGGTGTCCGGCTGGCCTCCTGGAACCAGATCCTGGACCCCTGGGTGTACATCCTCCTCCGCCGCGCGGTCCTCAGGAAGATTTACATCATCACCAAGCGCCAGGCCGACCTCAAGGCCAGCACGCTCCGGCGCTGGGAGATAAGCTCCTTCCCGAGCTCGGAGAAGAATGCTGTCAACAAGATCTGA